The Saccharopolyspora gloriosae genome window below encodes:
- a CDS encoding PPOX class F420-dependent oxidoreductase, producing MAPTIATNKRVERPELLEFLRPRHHALLVTERGSGRPQISPVTCGVDAEGRIVISTYPDRAKTVNARRTEQVSVCVLSDEFNGAWVQVDGRAEVIDQPDSVEPLVDYFRSISGEHPDWDEYREAMRKQGKSLIRVTIDDWGPIATGGFPARLVE from the coding sequence TTGGCTCCCACCATCGCCACCAACAAGCGCGTCGAGCGGCCGGAGCTGCTGGAGTTCCTCCGCCCGCGTCACCACGCCCTGCTGGTCACCGAACGCGGCAGCGGACGTCCGCAGATCTCGCCGGTGACGTGCGGCGTCGACGCTGAGGGCCGCATCGTGATCTCGACCTATCCGGACCGGGCGAAGACCGTCAACGCGCGGCGCACCGAGCAGGTGTCGGTGTGCGTGCTCTCCGACGAGTTCAACGGTGCTTGGGTGCAGGTCGACGGGCGCGCGGAGGTGATCGATCAGCCCGACAGCGTGGAGCCGCTGGTGGACTACTTCCGCAGCATCTCCGGTGAGCACCCGGATTGGGACGAGTACCGGGAGGCGATGCGCAAGCAGGGCAAGTCGCTGATCCGCGTCACCATCGACGACTGGGGTCCGATCGCCACCGGCGGTTTCCCGGCGCGCCTGGTGGAGTGA